The following are encoded together in the Heterodontus francisci isolate sHetFra1 chromosome 41, sHetFra1.hap1, whole genome shotgun sequence genome:
- the LOC137353595 gene encoding proline-rich protein 36-like, which yields MDRNLSPQQPPAHSSSPLSLQQPHVTSSRQHTPAAPCHSSSPLSLQQPPVTSSRQHTPAAPCHSSSPLSLQQPPVTSSRQHTPAAPCHSSSRQHTPAVPCHSSSPLSLQQSPATPAVPCHSSSRQHTPAAPCHSSSPLSLQQPPAHSSSPLPLQEPPVTPATASTLQQPPVTLAVPCHSSSPLPLQQPPVTPAAASTLQQSPATPAATSTLQQPPATPAAASTLQQPPATPAAASTLQQPPVTPAAASTLQQPPAHSSSRHHTPAPCSSSSRQHTPAAPQHTPAAASTLQQPPATPAAASHPSSRQPLQQSPATPAAASTLQQPPATPAAPCHSSNHQHTPAATSTLQQPPATPAAASTLQQPPATPAAPCHSSSRQPPQQPPATPAVPCHSSSRQHTPAAPCHSSSRQHTPAAANHQQPPSTHQQPPATPAAASHSSSPLPLQQLPAHSSSPLPLQQLPPQQLPATPAAPCHPSSCQPLQQLPAAPCHQPLQQSAATPATASTLQQPPASPAAANHSSSPLPPQQPPATPAVRCRSSSRQPFQQPPATAAAASHSSSPLPPQQPPATPAASSHSSSRQPPQQPPATPAQPSSLLPPQQPPATPAAPTSPAVPAHPSSPHLPSSSSPSQQPPPPQQFQPIPAAPCLPSRSSPSQQIQPISAAPCFPSSSLPTQQLHPSPRTPCHSERRGSGNSGQGNYYSCEEGWLCRAV from the coding sequence ATGGACCGCAACCTCAGCCCCCAGCAGCCGCCAGCACACTCCAGCAGCCCCCTGTCACTCCAGCAGCCCCATGTCACCAGCAGCCGCCAGCACACTCCAGCAGCCCCCTGTCACTCCAGCAGCCCCCTGTCACTACAGCAGCCCCCTGTCACCAGCAGCCGCCAGCACACTCCAGCAGCCCCCTGTCACTCCAGCAGCCCCCTGTCACTACAGCAGCCCCCTGTCACCAGCAGCCGCCAGCACACTCCAGCAGCCCCCTGTCACTCCAGCAGCCGCCAGCACACTCCAGCAGTCCCCTGTCACTCCAGCAGCCCCCTGTCACTCCAGCAGTCCCCTGCCACTCCAGCAGTCCCCTGTCACTCCAGCAGCCGCCAGCACACTCCAGCAGCCCCCTGTCACTCCAGCAGCCCCCTGTCACTCCAGCAGCCGCCAGCACACTCCAGCAgtcccctgccactccaggagcccccTGTCACTCCAGCAACCGCCAGCACACTCCAGCAGCCCCCTGTCACTCTAGCAGTCCCCTGCCACTCCAGCAGTCCCCTGCCACTCCAGCAGCCCCCTGTCACTCCAGCAGCCGCCAGCACACTCCAGCAGTCCCCTGCCACTCCAGCAGCCACGAGCACACTCCAGCAGCCCCCTGCCACTCCAGCAGCCGCCAGCACACTCCAGCAGCCCCCTGCCACTCCAGCAGCCGCCAGCACACTCCAGCAGCCCCCTGTCACTCCAGCAGCTGCCAGCACACTCCAGCAGCCCCCAGCACACTCCAGCAGCCGCCATCACACTCCAGCCCCCTGTTCCTCCAGCAGTCGCCAGCACACTCCAGCAGCCCCCCAGCACACTCCAGCAGCCGCCAGCACACTCCAGCAGCCCCCTGCCACTCCAGCAGCCGCCAGCCACCCCAGCAGCCGCCAGCCACTCCAGCAGTCCCCTGCCACTCCAGCAGCCGCCAGCACACTCCAGCAGCCCCCTGCCACTCCAGCAGCCCCCTGCCACTCCAGCAACCACCAGCACACTCCAGCAGCCACCAGCACACTCCAGCAGCCCCCTGCCACTCCAGCAGCCGCCAGCACACTCCAGCAGCCCCCTGCCACTCCAGCAGCCCCCTGTCACTCCAGCAGCCGCCAGCCACCCCAGCAGCCGCCAGCCACTCCAGCAGTCCCCTGCCACTCCAGCAGCCGCCAGCACACTCCAGCAGCCCCCTGTCACTCCAGCAGTCGCCAGCACACTCCAGCAGCCGCCAACCACCAGCAGCCCCCCAGCACACACCAGCAGCCCCCTGCCACCCCAGCAGCCGCCAGCCACTCCAGCAGTCCCCTGCCACTTCAGCAGCTGCCAGCACACTCCAGCAGCCCCCTGCCACTCCAGCAGCTGCCACCCCAGCAGCTGCCAGCCACTCCAGCAGCCCCCTGCCACCCTAGCAGCTGCCAACCACTCCAGCAGCTGCCAGCAGCCCCCTGCCACCAGCCACTGCAGCAGTCCGCTGCCACTCCAGCAACCGCCAGCACACTCCAGCAGCCCCCTGCCAGTCCAGCAGCTGCCAACCACTCCAGCAGCCCCCTGCCACCCCAGCAGCCGCCAGCCACTCCAGCAGTCCGCTGCCGCTCCAGCAGCCGCCAGCCATTCCAGCAGCCCCCTGCCACCGCAGCAGCCGCCAGCCACTCCAGCAGCCCCCTGCCACCCCAGCAGCCGCCAGCCACCCCAGCAGCCTCCAGCCACTCCAGCAGCCGCCAGCCACCCCAGCAGCCTCCTGCCACCCCAGCACAACCCAGCAGTCTCCTGCCACCCCAGCAGCCCCCTGCCACCCCAgccgcccccacctccccagcAGTTCCAGCCCATCCCAGCAGCCCCCACCTCCCCAGCAGTTCCAGCCCATCCCAGCAGCCCCCACCTCCCCAGCAGTTCCAGCCCATCCCAGCAGCTCCCTGCCTCCCCAGCAGATCCAGCCCATCCCAACAGATCCAGCCCATCTCAGCGGCTCCCTGCTTCCCCAGCAGCTCCCTCCCAACCCAGCAACTCCATCCCAGTCCAAGAACTCCCTGCCattcagaaaggagggggagtggcaattctggtcaaggaaactattacagctgtgaggagggatg